Proteins encoded in a region of the Cygnus olor isolate bCygOlo1 chromosome 4, bCygOlo1.pri.v2, whole genome shotgun sequence genome:
- the LOC121070081 gene encoding LOW QUALITY PROTEIN: retinol dehydrogenase 11-like (The sequence of the model RefSeq protein was modified relative to this genomic sequence to represent the inferred CDS: deleted 3 bases in 2 codons) — protein sequence MACQGCGAGRRSSAGLCPPYGSRCPGRTLSLSQPLSPAMELPSACSHPGWSVLALVLGLLLWARRRQGWDPRRCPTDLTGKTVIVTEPNSGIGKCVALDLARRNARTILACRSRERGQAAVEEIRAATGNPAVLLRLLDTSSLASVRAFAQAVLREEKRLDVLVNNAGLTGLPLTITPEGLEQTFATNYLGPFLLTNLLLDLLKASAPARIVNVSSFRHGVGTADVRYLTGQAQPGAYDPIYNSTKLHEVLFTAELAQRCGAQVGVTANSVNPGVVSTRIMRHFSWAMRSLFLLIRPLHQAAEQGAVSTIYCAVSEEVSGITGKYFGSTCGLALPSAAARDAGLARKLWEESERLTGLPAGPQH from the exons ATGGCGTGccagggctgcggggctggaCGAAGGTCCTCAGCTGGACTCTGTCCCCCATACGGATCTCGGTGCCCCGGACGCACCCTTTCCCTGAGCCAGCCGCTGTCCCCCGCCATGGAGCTGCCGAGCGCCTGCAGCCACCCGGGCTGGTCCGTGCTGGCGCtggtcctggggctgctgctctgggccaGGAGGAGACAAGGCTGGGACCCGCGCAGGTGCCCCACCGACCTGACGGGCAAGACGGTCATTGTCACGGAGCCAAACAGCG GGATCGGCAAGTGCGTGGCCCTGGACCTGGCCCGCAGGAACGCCCGCACCATCCTGGCGTGCCGGAgccgggagcggggccaggCGGCGGTGGAGGAGATCCGTGCGGCCACGGGCAACCCCGCGGTGCTGCTGCGCCTGCTGGACACCAGCTCGCTGGCCTCTGTGCGCGCCTTTGCCCAGGCCGTCCTGCGGGAGGAGAAGCGGCTGGACGTGCTGGTGAACAACGCCGGCCTCACCG ggctgccccTCACCATCACGCCGGAGGGGCTGGAGCAGACCTTCGCCACCAACTACCTGGGCCCGTTCCTGCTCACCAACCTGCTGCTGG ACCTGCTGAAGGCGTCGGCACCCGCCCGCATCGTCAACGTCTCGTCCTTCCGGCACGGCGTGGGCACCGCCGACGTCCGCTACCTCACCGGGCAGGCGCAGCCCGGC GCCTACGACCCCATCTACAACAGCACCAAGCTGCATGAAGTCCTGTTCACGGCCGAGCTGGCCCAGCGCTGCGGGGCACAGGTGG GGGTGACCGCCAACAGCGTGAACCCCGGTGTGGTGAGCACCAGAATCATGCGGCACTTCAGCTGGGCGATGCgctccctcttcctcctcatccgCCCCCTTCATCAAG CGGCGGAGCAGGGCGCCGTCAGCACCATTTACTGCGCCGTCTCGGAGGAGGTCTCGGGCATCACGGGCAAGTACTTCGGCAGC ACCTGCGGGCTTGCGCTGCCCTCCGCAGCCGCCCGCGACGCCGGCCTGGCTCGCAAGCTCTGGGAGGAGTCGGAGCGGCTGACGGGGCTGCCGGCGGGCCCCCAGCACTGA
- the C4H2orf81 gene encoding LOW QUALITY PROTEIN: uncharacterized protein C2orf81 homolog (The sequence of the model RefSeq protein was modified relative to this genomic sequence to represent the inferred CDS: inserted 1 base in 1 codon; deleted 4 bases in 3 codons), with protein sequence MTFTRGGARHRRASGRGRRRRGDRDAGVPGQGVPGGSREPPALPGSPGHRGQAWPQGWRLCPPSRAWPPGRASGRLQAARGQVPGPPRPPPSPTDVVPGRLSEAQWLALVAAEKXDEDVGDVLAELLGRVMEECFQVYLARQCGSASTACGTPRPPSPWAPRPPRLVAAGLGAARPHRVSHAHGCPLPSAPGTEAGPVRQRVPFTVSQARDAMLQVAAWRFLARDEGDAELRGGRRRQEDEEPEPCAIDTWAQGSVPVLQEHPSLCPGTERSPAPTPSCPRPMCLLSTPQACQHLPTTPLPQDGELTAPQPPRGRSSSSHGPAPRPAPLSPAAARPRRQPRHRPGPCPPREPKPLAQREAGSAAEDGGDGLLLPSPAHPCRHHAGNLHGWTPTGAGSRPRWRCWTRARGKWQAVSPAARRAQPGASEPRRAAVRGRAARCPPLGLAAAGGARPLPPAPGARQPSSPQPPKLGSLLGAVRLAPGVTIRRGSGERHGLWLPARHEEEEEMGEARRDLRPLRPTVPSPLSR encoded by the exons ATGACGTTCACGCGCGGGGGAGCGCGGCACCGGCGCGCCTCGGGGCGGGGCCGGCGTCGCCGCGGAGACCGGGAcgcg GGGGTGCCAGGCCAGGGGGTGccgggaggcagcagggagcccccagccctgccgggcTCTCCTGGGCACCGCGGGCAGGCCTGGCCACAAGGGTGGCGGCTGTGTCCTCCGTCCAGAGCATGGCCTCCCGGGAGAGCGAGCGGCCGCCTCCAGGCTGCGCGGGGACAAGTTCCCGGCCCCCCACGGCCGCCGCCGTCCCCAACGGACGTTGTCCCCGGGCGCCTGAGCGAGGCGCAGTGGCTGGCGCTGGTCGCGGCTGAGA GGGATGAGGATGTGGGGGACGTCCTGGCGGAGCTGCTGGGCCGCGTGATGGAGGAGTGCTTCCAAGTCTACCTGGCTCGGCAGTGTGGCAGCGCCAGCACCGCCTGCGGGACACCGCGGCCGCCGTCCCCGTGGGCCCCTCGCCCGCCGCGCTTGGtggccgcggggctgggggctgccaggcCTCACCGTGTGAGCCACGCTCACGGCTGCCCTTTGCCGTCCGCACCGGGTACCGAGGCGGGTCCTGTG CGGCAGCGCGTGCCCTTCACCGTGAGCCAGGCGAGGGACGCCATGCTGCAGGTCGCCGCGTGGCGCTTCCTGGCGCGGGACGAGGGGGATGCGGAGCTGCGGGGGGGACGGCGCCGGCAGGAGGACGAGGAGCCCGAGCCCTGCGCCATCGACACCTGGGCTCAGGGCTCGGTTCCCGTCCTGCAGGAGCATCCGTCCCTGTGCCCGGGGACAGAGAGG TCTCCAGCACCGACACCGTCCTGTCCGAGGCCGATGTGCCTCCTCAGCACCCCGCAAGCGTGCCAGCACCTTCCCACCACGCCTCTGCCGCAGGACGGGGAGCTCACCGCTCCCCAGCCACCCAGGGGAAGATCCAGCAGCTCCCATGGCCCAGCACCGCGACCAGCCCCGCTCAGCCCTGccgcggcacggccccgccgccagccccggcaccGCCCAGGCCCTTGCCCGCCTCGAGAGCCTAAGCCCCTGGCACAGAGGGAGGCTGGCAGCGCGGCGGAGGACGGCGGGGACGGACTGCTTCTGCCCTCTCCTGCACACCCCTG CCGGCACCACGCTGGGAACCTCCACGGCTGGACCCCGACAGGCGCTGGATCCCGGCCCAGGTGGAGGTGCTGGACCCGGGCGAGAGGCAAGTGGCAAGCCGTGTCCCCAGCCGCCCGCCGGGCACAGCCGGGAGCCTCGGAGCCCCGCCGTGCGGCTGTGAGGGGCCGGGCAGCTCGCTGCCcccccctggggctggcagctgcgGGGGGAGCACGGCCCCTGCCGCCTGCCCCGGGGGCCcggcagcccagcagcccccagccccca aaGCTGGGCTCCTTGCTGGGTGCCGTCCGGCTGGCCCCTGGCGTCACCATCAGGCGCGGCAGCGGCGAGAGACATGGACTCTGG CTCCCTGCTCGccatgaggaggaggaggagatgggggaGGCCAGGCGGGACCTGAGGCCCCTCCGCCCCACCGTGCCCTCCCCACTGTCGCGGTGA
- the WDR54 gene encoding LOW QUALITY PROTEIN: WD repeat-containing protein 54 (The sequence of the model RefSeq protein was modified relative to this genomic sequence to represent the inferred CDS: deleted 2 bases in 1 codon), with the protein MYRRGRSVQLGGGGSALYNNLSVLRLPHRQLACFCAVRGPAVAVLSAAADGLGASSASCAPRRGDRPPPPPAVTQAAWCVLPARVLLVLTSQKGIQMYESDGSVMVYWHALDVAEHPPAQAVFARGIAAAENFICVGTSSGMVLVFDIPHKGTNVTVSEVLEEHRDAITDIAAELGQAPEGAGDLVTADDAGTLCIWSSGEEFTLLNKIPAFGCTCSSVKLWNGVVAAGYGNGQIRLYEAATGVLRAEVNAHARWIYALDLAPLTGKLLSGAEDSFVHVWKLSRNPDTDDVEIEHCHAECVTDTQICGARFCDPEGCSFAVTGYDLSEIFRYSQV; encoded by the exons ATGTACCGGCGGGGCAGGAGCGTGCAgctgggcggcggcggctcggcgCTTTACAACAACCTCAGCGTGCTGCGCCTGCCGCACCGCCAGCTCGCCTGCTTCTGCGCCGTGCGCGGCCCCGCCGTCGCCGTGCTCAGCGCCGCCGCCGACGGGCTGGGCGCCTCCAGCGCCAGCTGCGCGCCCCGCCGGGGGGaccggccgccgccgccgcctgccgTCACGCAGG CCGCCTGGTGCGTGCTGCCGGCccgggtgctgctggtgctgaccTCGCAGAAAGGCATCCAG atgTACGAGTCGGATGGCTCCGTCATGGTTTATTGGCACGCGCTGGACGTCGCAGAGCACCCGCCAG CACAAGCCGTGTTTGCCCGAGGGATCGCTGCAGCTGAGAAC TTCATCTGCGTGG GGACGTCCTCCGGGATGGTGCTGGTGTTCGACATCCCCCACAAAGGGACGAACGTGACGGTGAGCGAGGTCCTGGAGGAGCACCGCGACGCCATCACCGACATCGCGGCGGAGCTGGGCCAGGCTCCG gagggggctggggaCCTGGTGACTGCCGACGACGCGGGGACCCTCTGCATCTGGAGCTCTGGGGAGGAGTTCACCTTGCTCAACAAGATCCCAGCCTTCGG CTGCACCTGCTCCTCCGTGAAGCTCTGGAATGGGGTCGTCGCTGCTGGCTACGGCAACGGGCAGATTCGGCTGTACGAGGCAGCGACGGGCGTCCTGCGCGCCGAGGTCAACGCTCACGCTCGCTGGATCTACGCCCTGGACCTGGCGCCGCTGACGGGAAAG CTGCTCTCGGGTGCCGAGGACTCCTTCGTTCACGTCTGGAAGCTCAGCAGGAACCCAGACACCGACGATGTAGAG ATCGAGCACTGCCACGCCGAGTGTGTGACTGACACCCAGATCTGCGGCGCCCGTTTCTGCGACCCCGAGGGCTGCTCCTTTGCCGTGACCGGCTACGACCTCAGCGAGATCTTCCGCTACAGCCAGGTGTAG
- the LOC121069619 gene encoding rho-related BTB domain-containing protein 2-like isoform X3: MWYPEIKHFCPRTPIILVGCQLDLRYADLEAVNRARRPLAKPIKPTDILPPERGHEVAKELGVPYYETSVVAQFGIKDVFDNAIRAALISRRHLQFWKSHLKKMQRPLLQAPFLPPKPPPPVIHIPDPPASCGWGPAALFCTPLCADVVFQLQGGQQVFAHRVYLATSCSKFYDLFTLEGPRGVAKEPAARARSLDGERGALGEGARAPLRTSQSDDALRPAAGDGAVPGARDLSAWGRGFVSMRWELVADPVAGREKRMTVVCMDRLVQAEPFRAVLEYLYTGRLDQARGDLMQVATIAELLEVFDLRMMVANVLNKESFMNQEITKAFHVRRANRIKECLGKGVFADVVFRVDDGTVPAHKPLLIAGCDWMMAMFRGAFRESYAAEVSLPGTNCACLRAVLDFLYTGVFTPTPDLDAMELLILTNRLCLPRLQALTEQYAVDELLRAFMQQVEIDEQVIIYLEMTQFHNARQLAAWCLHYICTNYNSVCRRFPREMKFMSPENQAHFERHRWPPVWYLKEEDLYLRSKKEREREEQLQRKQHTRSKWCFWRPSPHVS, from the exons ATGTGGTACCCCGAGATCAAGCACTTCTGCCCGCGGACGCCCATCATCCTGGTGGGCTGCCAGCTGGACCTGCGCTACGCTGACCTGGAGGCCGTCAACCGCGCCCGGCGCCCCCTGGCCAA GCCCATCAAGCCCACGGACATCCTGCCCCCGGAGCGGGGCCACGAGGTGGCCAAGGAGCTGGGCGTGCCCTACTACGAAACCAGCGTGGTGGCCCAGTTCGGCATCAAGGATGTCTTCGACAACGCCATCCGGGCCGCCCTCATCTCCCGCCGGCACCTGCAGTTCTGGAAGTCCCACCTGAAGAAGATGCAGCGGCCGCTGCTGCAGgcccccttcctgccccccaAGCCCCCGCCGCCCGTCATCCACATCCCCGACCCGCCGGCCAGCTGCGGCtggggccccgccgccctctTCTGCACCCCGCTCTGCGCCGACGTCGTCTTCCAGCTGCAGGGCGGCCAGCAGGTCTTCGCCCACCGCGTCTACCTGgccacctcctgctccaagTTCTACGACCTCTTCACCCTGGAGGGGCCACGGGGGGTGGCCAAGGAGCCGGCCGCCCGCGCCCGCAGCCTGgacggggagcggggggcgCTGGGCGAGGGGGCGCGCGCCCCGCTGCGGACCTCGCAGAGCGACGATGCCctgcggccggcggcgggggacGGCGCGGTGCCCGGCGCCCGCGACCTCTCGGCATGGGGCCGCGGCTTCGTCAGCATGCGCTGGGAGCTGGTGGCGGACCCGGTGGCAGGGCGGGAGAAGCGGATGACGGTGGTGTGCATGGACCGGCTGGTGCAGGCGGAGCCCTTCCGCGCCGTGCTGGAGTACCTCTACACCGGGCGGCTGGACCAGGCCCGCGGGGACCTCATGCAGGTGGCCACCATCGCCGAGCTGCTGGAGGTCTTCGACCTGCGCATGATGGTGGCCAACGTGCTCAACAAGGAGAGCTTCATGAACCAGGAGATCACCAAGGCCTTCCACGTCCGCCGTGCCAACCGCATCAAGGAGTGCCTGGGGAAGGGGGTCTTCGCAG ACGTGGTTTTCCGCGTGGATGACGGGACTGTGCCGGCGCACAAGCCCCTGCTGATTGCTGGCTGCGACTGGATGATGGCCATGTTCCGGGGGGCTTTCCGGGAGAGCTACGCTGCCGAG GTCTCCCTGCCGGGTACCAACTGCGCCTGCCTGCGCGCCGTCCTCGACTTCCTCTACACCGGCGTCTTCACCCCCACGCCCGACCTGGACGCCATGGAGCTCCTCATCCTCACCAACCGCCTCTGCCTGCCCCGGCTGCAGGCGCTCACAG AGCAGTACGCCGTGGACGAGCTGCTCCGAGCCTTCATGCAGCAGGTGGAGATCGACGAGCAGGTGATCATCTACCTGGAGATGACGCAG TTCCACAACGCCCGGCAGCTGGCCGCCTGGTGCCTGCACTACATCTGCACCAACTACAACAGCGTCTGCCGCCGCTTCCCCCGGGAGATGAAGTTCATGTCCCCAG AGAATCAGGCCCACTTTGAGCGGCACCGCTGGCCGCCGGTGTGGTACCTGAAGGAGGAGGACCTGTACCTGCGCTCCAAGAAGGAGCGGGAGCGCGAGGAGCAGCTGCAGCGCAAGCAGCACACCCGCAGCAAGTGGTGCTTCTGGCGCCCCTCGCCCCACGTCTCCTGA
- the LOC121069619 gene encoding rho-related BTB domain-containing protein 2-like isoform X1 gives MDLDVDYERPNVETIKCVVVGDNAVGKTRLICARACNATLSQYQLLATHVPTVWAIDQYRVCQEVLERSRDVVDEVSVSLRLWDTFGDHHKDRRFAYGRSDVVVLCFSLANPNSLRHVKTMWYPEIKHFCPRTPIILVGCQLDLRYADLEAVNRARRPLAKPIKPTDILPPERGHEVAKELGVPYYETSVVAQFGIKDVFDNAIRAALISRRHLQFWKSHLKKMQRPLLQAPFLPPKPPPPVIHIPDPPASCGWGPAALFCTPLCADVVFQLQGGQQVFAHRVYLATSCSKFYDLFTLEGPRGVAKEPAARARSLDGERGALGEGARAPLRTSQSDDALRPAAGDGAVPGARDLSAWGRGFVSMRWELVADPVAGREKRMTVVCMDRLVQAEPFRAVLEYLYTGRLDQARGDLMQVATIAELLEVFDLRMMVANVLNKESFMNQEITKAFHVRRANRIKECLGKGVFADVVFRVDDGTVPAHKPLLIAGCDWMMAMFRGAFRESYAAEVSLPGTNCACLRAVLDFLYTGVFTPTPDLDAMELLILTNRLCLPRLQALTEQYAVDELLRAFMQQVEIDEQVIIYLEMTQFHNARQLAAWCLHYICTNYNSVCRRFPREMKFMSPENQAHFERHRWPPVWYLKEEDLYLRSKKEREREEQLQRKQHTRSKWCFWRPSPHVS, from the exons ATGGACCTGGACGTGGACTACGAGCGGCCCAACGTCGAGACCATCAAGTGCGTGGTGGTGGGCGACAACGCCGTGGGCAAGACGCGCCTCATCTGCGCCCGCGCCTGCAACGCCACGCTCAGCCAGTACCAGCTGCTGGCCACGCACGTGCCCACCGTGTGGGCCATCGACCAGTACCGCGTCTGCCAGGAG GTGCTGGAGCGCTCCCGGGACGTGGTGGACGAGGTGAGCGTGTCGCTGCGGCTCTGGGACACCTTCGGGGACCACCACAAGGACCGGCGCTTCGCCTACGGCAG GTCGGATGTGGTCGTGCTCTGCTTCTCGCTGGCCAACCCCAACTCCCTGCGCCACGTGAAGACCATGTGGTACCCCGAGATCAAGCACTTCTGCCCGCGGACGCCCATCATCCTGGTGGGCTGCCAGCTGGACCTGCGCTACGCTGACCTGGAGGCCGTCAACCGCGCCCGGCGCCCCCTGGCCAA GCCCATCAAGCCCACGGACATCCTGCCCCCGGAGCGGGGCCACGAGGTGGCCAAGGAGCTGGGCGTGCCCTACTACGAAACCAGCGTGGTGGCCCAGTTCGGCATCAAGGATGTCTTCGACAACGCCATCCGGGCCGCCCTCATCTCCCGCCGGCACCTGCAGTTCTGGAAGTCCCACCTGAAGAAGATGCAGCGGCCGCTGCTGCAGgcccccttcctgccccccaAGCCCCCGCCGCCCGTCATCCACATCCCCGACCCGCCGGCCAGCTGCGGCtggggccccgccgccctctTCTGCACCCCGCTCTGCGCCGACGTCGTCTTCCAGCTGCAGGGCGGCCAGCAGGTCTTCGCCCACCGCGTCTACCTGgccacctcctgctccaagTTCTACGACCTCTTCACCCTGGAGGGGCCACGGGGGGTGGCCAAGGAGCCGGCCGCCCGCGCCCGCAGCCTGgacggggagcggggggcgCTGGGCGAGGGGGCGCGCGCCCCGCTGCGGACCTCGCAGAGCGACGATGCCctgcggccggcggcgggggacGGCGCGGTGCCCGGCGCCCGCGACCTCTCGGCATGGGGCCGCGGCTTCGTCAGCATGCGCTGGGAGCTGGTGGCGGACCCGGTGGCAGGGCGGGAGAAGCGGATGACGGTGGTGTGCATGGACCGGCTGGTGCAGGCGGAGCCCTTCCGCGCCGTGCTGGAGTACCTCTACACCGGGCGGCTGGACCAGGCCCGCGGGGACCTCATGCAGGTGGCCACCATCGCCGAGCTGCTGGAGGTCTTCGACCTGCGCATGATGGTGGCCAACGTGCTCAACAAGGAGAGCTTCATGAACCAGGAGATCACCAAGGCCTTCCACGTCCGCCGTGCCAACCGCATCAAGGAGTGCCTGGGGAAGGGGGTCTTCGCAG ACGTGGTTTTCCGCGTGGATGACGGGACTGTGCCGGCGCACAAGCCCCTGCTGATTGCTGGCTGCGACTGGATGATGGCCATGTTCCGGGGGGCTTTCCGGGAGAGCTACGCTGCCGAG GTCTCCCTGCCGGGTACCAACTGCGCCTGCCTGCGCGCCGTCCTCGACTTCCTCTACACCGGCGTCTTCACCCCCACGCCCGACCTGGACGCCATGGAGCTCCTCATCCTCACCAACCGCCTCTGCCTGCCCCGGCTGCAGGCGCTCACAG AGCAGTACGCCGTGGACGAGCTGCTCCGAGCCTTCATGCAGCAGGTGGAGATCGACGAGCAGGTGATCATCTACCTGGAGATGACGCAG TTCCACAACGCCCGGCAGCTGGCCGCCTGGTGCCTGCACTACATCTGCACCAACTACAACAGCGTCTGCCGCCGCTTCCCCCGGGAGATGAAGTTCATGTCCCCAG AGAATCAGGCCCACTTTGAGCGGCACCGCTGGCCGCCGGTGTGGTACCTGAAGGAGGAGGACCTGTACCTGCGCTCCAAGAAGGAGCGGGAGCGCGAGGAGCAGCTGCAGCGCAAGCAGCACACCCGCAGCAAGTGGTGCTTCTGGCGCCCCTCGCCCCACGTCTCCTGA
- the LOC121069619 gene encoding rho-related BTB domain-containing protein 2-like isoform X2, whose translation MDLDVDYERPNVETIKCVVVGDNAVGKTRLICARACNATLSQYQLLATHVPTVWAIDQYRVCQEVLERSRDVVDEVSVSLRLWDTFGDHHKDRRFAYGRSDVVVLCFSLANPNSLRHVKTMWYPEIKHFCPRTPIILVGCQLDLRYADLEAVNRARRPLAKPIKPTDILPPERGHEVAKELGVPYYETSVVAQFGIKDVFDNAIRAALISRRHLQFWKSHLKKMQRPLLQAPFLPPKPPPPVIHIPDPPASCGWGPAALFCTPLCADVVFQLQGGQQVFAHRVYLATSCSKFYDLFTLEGPRGVAKEPAARARSLDGERGALGEGARAPLRTSQSDDALRPAAGDGAVPGARDLSAWGRGFVSMRWELVADPVAGREKRMTVVCMDRLVQAEPFRAVLEYLYTGRLDQARGDLMQVATIAELLEVFDLRMMVANVLNKESFMNQEITKAFHVRRANRIKECLGKGVFADVVFRVDDGTVPAHKPLLIAGCDWMMAMFRGAFRESYAAEVSLPGTNCACLRAVLDFLYTGVFTPTPDLDAMELLILTNRLCLPRLQALTVRRGRAAPSLHAAGGDRRAGDHLPGDDAVPQRPAAGRLVPALHLHQLQQRLPPLPPGDEVHVPRESGPL comes from the exons ATGGACCTGGACGTGGACTACGAGCGGCCCAACGTCGAGACCATCAAGTGCGTGGTGGTGGGCGACAACGCCGTGGGCAAGACGCGCCTCATCTGCGCCCGCGCCTGCAACGCCACGCTCAGCCAGTACCAGCTGCTGGCCACGCACGTGCCCACCGTGTGGGCCATCGACCAGTACCGCGTCTGCCAGGAG GTGCTGGAGCGCTCCCGGGACGTGGTGGACGAGGTGAGCGTGTCGCTGCGGCTCTGGGACACCTTCGGGGACCACCACAAGGACCGGCGCTTCGCCTACGGCAG GTCGGATGTGGTCGTGCTCTGCTTCTCGCTGGCCAACCCCAACTCCCTGCGCCACGTGAAGACCATGTGGTACCCCGAGATCAAGCACTTCTGCCCGCGGACGCCCATCATCCTGGTGGGCTGCCAGCTGGACCTGCGCTACGCTGACCTGGAGGCCGTCAACCGCGCCCGGCGCCCCCTGGCCAA GCCCATCAAGCCCACGGACATCCTGCCCCCGGAGCGGGGCCACGAGGTGGCCAAGGAGCTGGGCGTGCCCTACTACGAAACCAGCGTGGTGGCCCAGTTCGGCATCAAGGATGTCTTCGACAACGCCATCCGGGCCGCCCTCATCTCCCGCCGGCACCTGCAGTTCTGGAAGTCCCACCTGAAGAAGATGCAGCGGCCGCTGCTGCAGgcccccttcctgccccccaAGCCCCCGCCGCCCGTCATCCACATCCCCGACCCGCCGGCCAGCTGCGGCtggggccccgccgccctctTCTGCACCCCGCTCTGCGCCGACGTCGTCTTCCAGCTGCAGGGCGGCCAGCAGGTCTTCGCCCACCGCGTCTACCTGgccacctcctgctccaagTTCTACGACCTCTTCACCCTGGAGGGGCCACGGGGGGTGGCCAAGGAGCCGGCCGCCCGCGCCCGCAGCCTGgacggggagcggggggcgCTGGGCGAGGGGGCGCGCGCCCCGCTGCGGACCTCGCAGAGCGACGATGCCctgcggccggcggcgggggacGGCGCGGTGCCCGGCGCCCGCGACCTCTCGGCATGGGGCCGCGGCTTCGTCAGCATGCGCTGGGAGCTGGTGGCGGACCCGGTGGCAGGGCGGGAGAAGCGGATGACGGTGGTGTGCATGGACCGGCTGGTGCAGGCGGAGCCCTTCCGCGCCGTGCTGGAGTACCTCTACACCGGGCGGCTGGACCAGGCCCGCGGGGACCTCATGCAGGTGGCCACCATCGCCGAGCTGCTGGAGGTCTTCGACCTGCGCATGATGGTGGCCAACGTGCTCAACAAGGAGAGCTTCATGAACCAGGAGATCACCAAGGCCTTCCACGTCCGCCGTGCCAACCGCATCAAGGAGTGCCTGGGGAAGGGGGTCTTCGCAG ACGTGGTTTTCCGCGTGGATGACGGGACTGTGCCGGCGCACAAGCCCCTGCTGATTGCTGGCTGCGACTGGATGATGGCCATGTTCCGGGGGGCTTTCCGGGAGAGCTACGCTGCCGAG GTCTCCCTGCCGGGTACCAACTGCGCCTGCCTGCGCGCCGTCCTCGACTTCCTCTACACCGGCGTCTTCACCCCCACGCCCGACCTGGACGCCATGGAGCTCCTCATCCTCACCAACCGCCTCTGCCTGCCCCGGCTGCAGGCGCTCACAG TACGCCGTGGACGAGCTGCTCCGAGCCTTCATGCAGCAGGTGGAGATCGACGAGCAGGTGATCATCTACCTGGAGATGACGCAG TTCCACAACGCCCGGCAGCTGGCCGCCTGGTGCCTGCACTACATCTGCACCAACTACAACAGCGTCTGCCGCCGCTTCCCCCGGGAGATGAAGTTCATGTCCCCAG AGAATCAGGCCCACTTTGA